The nucleotide window ATGGTACATGGCAAGTACAGAGGATGAAGAGGAACAGAAAtagagggagacaaggaggatCCAACTGCACAAACAGTGTAAACACCAGGAAATTGTGTGGATATTTAAAGCATGTTGTCAGAGCCTGGTTTTAATTTAACTAACAGCAAATTGGCaggtgcttcaggtgcctgtacAAAATCTGACCAAAAGAATTGGATGGGGCATTAAATGTGCAGAAATATGGCTGATtagttaattggatagctctttcaaagagctggcaaaggcacgatgggccgaatggcctcctcttatgatcctatgattctccaCTCATTTTTTGATTGGTTCTGCCAGTTTGAGACTGTAGTAAACAAAATGAACAGGTTGGGTTATACCACCAAGTGAGctgggttcaattcccagaggttATGCTAAAGCTGTGGTGAGGCCATACTTGAAGTGCTGACTATTCTGCTGGTCATCACAAGATAAAAGTCTATCCACATCCTGAAGATGGTCCAGAGGAGACCAATGAAATTGATCCCTGATGAAAGAACTTTGAAGGACAACTAGATTATCTGGGGCTCTTCAGTCTCAAAAAGGAGATGTTTCTGTATAAAGGTATATAAGATATCTATTAGGATAGGAAAAGTTAACTGAGAACTGTACATGCAGATAATCCAGGCCAACAGGAGAATAGCATGGTATTGAAGCCTAAATTGAGGATAGGGATCAGGAAGTAATTACTTACACAGAGGGATGTCGTCAGCTGGAACAAGAAGGGTGGTTGAGAGCAGAACACTGCATTTGGCCTGGACACAGCACTAATTTCTGAAATAGCTAATTGGGGAGATAGTAAGGTAGTaattcataggatcatagaaaatttacagcacagaaggaggccattcggcccatcgtgtctgcgccggctgaaaatgagccacccaagcacttggtccatagccttgtaggttatggcacctcaggtgcatatccaggtactttgtaaatgtgatgagggtttctgcctctattctAGAAAGATAATAAAAAAATGGCTAAAGGACTCTCTTCGTCTGAACCTAACTTGTGATCTTGCAAACAATCACAATCTGCTGCTTTCCCTTCCATTTTGCAGTCATGGCTGGCTCATTATTTGGTCTTTCCAATGCTTGCATGTCCAACCCAAGGCTGAGCTGATATTTCTATCATTTACAGctcttagaatcgtagaatagaatcatagaaaggttacagcacggaaggaggctatttggcccattgagtccgtgctggctctatgtaagagcaatccagctagtcccattcccacgctctatcctcgtagccctgcaaaaattttatcctttcaagtacttatccagttccctcagCTGTGGAATTTGGAGACTCTTTAGAGGTGAACTTCAGTTCAACATGTGCAGACGCATCAATGACTGTGGAatataaaccagggatacatCCTAACAGAAGGAACGGTAGTGACTGGATCACAGACAGTTTCCCGAGTGTCCAGAAATGGGATTTGGTAGTGCCAtgcagtataatctgttcatcaGATAATAATATATGCtgactttccttaatcaatccacacttgtccaagtgactgctaattctgtcccaaattattgtttctaaaagtttcctcaccactgaggttaaaccttctggcctgtagttgctgggtttatcctcacacccttttttgaacaagggtgtaacatttgcaattctccagtcctttggcaccactcctgtagctaagaagattatggccagtacctccgcaatttccacccttacttccctcagcaacctaggatgcatcccatccggaccgggtgacttatctactttaaatacagcaagCTTTCTAGTACCCTTAAttccttcctctttatcaattatcagcccatccagtatctcaactacatcttcctttactgagactctggcagcatcttcttccttagtaaagacaggtgccctctgcctccatgagtagatcttctttttggtccctgattggccccacccctcctcttactacccgtttactgtttacatgcctaaagaagacttttggatttcccttttatgttggccgccagtctattctcatactctctctttgcccctcttatttcacttcccctctgaactttctatattcagcttggttctcacttgtgttatcaacctgacatgtgtcataggccccttttttctgcttcttcttactctctatctcttttgtcatccagggagctctggctttaattgctctacctttctccctcgtgagaATATACATAGACtcgacctgaaccatctcctccttaaaggccgcccattgttcagttagttttgcctgccaatctttgattctaatttacccgggccagatctgttcttatcccactgaaattggccctcctccaattgagtattttcactttagagtggtccgtgtccttttccgtagctattctaaaccttatgatactatgattgctgctccctaaatgttaccccgctgatacttgctccacttggcccgcctcattccccagaaccaagtccagcaatgcctccctcctcgttgggccggaaacacttTTTCTGGCATTTTAAAATCTATTAATGACTTATTAACTCCCTCTTTTTGAAAGCAGTTAGTGAATTTGAATTCTTGACCTCCTCCTAATGAAACCCCCTTTGTTTCGTGGGCATCCTGTTTCGATTTCCAGTAATCACAGTTTTTTCCACTGTTGATGTGCTCTGATTCAAAATGAAAGAGTGCAGTTACCTTGGGGATTTAATTTATGagttcatttattaaaaaaagtaCTTTTCCTGGATCTGTTGTGATTTGTTTCCCTGACAGCTAACGTGGCTGGATTTGAGGTTTGGATCAACACAAACCCCTCAGCTGTGGAATTTGGAGACCCTTTGGAGGTGAACTGCAGTACAACATGTGCACACCCATCCATGACTGTGGAatataaaccagggatacatCCTAACAGAACGAACGGTCGTGACTGGATCACAGACAGATTCCCGAGTGTCCAGAAATGGGATTTGGTAGTGCCCTGTAGTATAATCTGTTTATCTGTTAATAAGCTGAAGGAGAAGAAAAAGGTGGTCACTGTATACAGTAAGTGAAAACTCTTCTAAGATATTTGATTACCATTACCACTCCATGGTGTAGCATTGAGCTGGCCTTAGATTCTTTTAAGTAAAGGTAGTAAAACCCTAGTGTCTGAACAGTATTTGAAGAAGCAGCATTTTTACTTTGTCCGTCACTTGTTCAACTTCCACATACAAATATGAGCAGCCTTCATTCATGGGGAGAAGTCACCTCGGGATGTTGTTGCTTTCACGGAatatcagtcactctgtctctagCTCTGCCTCATTTTGGTGGACGTTCCTCCATGGGGAACAACAGTGCTGTGTACTTGTATAATAAGGGAAGTTATGTCACTGAATTGCTCCTGGATGTGAATCAAGTATTGAATTGCAGGGGTGGGGGCATGGTACGAATATTCAGACACATTTATTTCAGTGAATTCTGATAACTGTGATTCTTCTTTAACAGATCGAGAGTTAAAGATTACTTCACCCCCTGAAGCGCTGAAGGTTAACAAAACCTATAGTCTGGAGTGTATTGGTCCGAGGGTCTATCCAAAGAATAAACTCATACTCACAtggctgagagggagtgagattgtTCAGAGAGTTTCCACAGGAGAAAAAGGTTCCCCGGATGACGATAAAAGATTGTGGAATGTTTTCAATTTCACTGCAAGTGCGTCAGATGATGGACAGGAGTACACCtgcttggcagaagtggacttggGCTCTAACACTACAAAACCAATAACAAACTCCTCTGTGACTCTGCAAACTTACTGTAGGTTCCACTCGAGCAATAATGGGTTGGTTTTCCTCTTTTAGAGAATGGGCCAAATACTCAGATTTGTAAAAATTAAAAACAAGATAGAGGATCCCTCtcccatttctctttctctcttatccctctcccttttctctcactgcctctcttgtTCCTCTCTCTTTTTATTCTCATCTCGTCTCCCTATCTTTCATGTTATTTCCTTTTTTGTTCTGTTTTTCTCTGTCCCTCAATTGTTTTTTTCTGTCCCGCTCCTgcttccatctctctcctcttttttctctctctttctccattttcTCCTATTTGTCTCTGTCTTCCTTTAACCctcccctgttcctctctctgtcccttcctgtctctcttgTTCACCTCGCTCTAACACgctcctgtttttctctctctctatctctcttgtcCCTCACTATTACTCTTTCAATTAGTTGGTATAATTGTATGATACAGACTACAGCAACAATTAAAGGGAAACTAAGAACTGAAGCAACTCATGCcagttatttttatattaattatTTTTACGAAGCATCTGCTGACAGTGGTGAAAACCACAGCAGGTAATTTTATGCCTCTTACCTGGAGTATTCATTCAAAGAGCCATTTATTACCGTGGACTGAAAATGCACTGTTACCTTGGGGAGTTACTCTCAACAGGCCCTACATTGAATGGATTCCATATCCCTGTATTTACTGTGATTTGTTTCCCTGGCAGCAAACGTGGCTGGATTTGAGGTTTGGATCAACATAATTCCCTCAGCTGTGGAATTTGGAGACCCTTTGGAGGTGAACTGCAGTACAACATGTGCACACCCATCAATGACTGTGGAatataaaccagggatacatCCTAACAGAACGAACAGTCGTGACTGGATCACAGACAGATTCCCGAGTATCCAGAAATGGGATTTGGTAGTGCCATGCAGTATAATCTGTTTATCAGATAATAataagctgaaggaggagaaaaaggtgGTCACCGTATACAGTAAGTGAAAACTCTTGTTCTAAGATATTTGATTACCTGGCATAAAATGAAGGTGGGGACAGGGTAAACTCTTCAAGGATGTCCAGAACATGTCTGATTTAGGGTAGCCTGGTGCTGGTGAGATTCTGAACTGTGCTCCAGAGTGGTAGGAAGTGGGTTTACACTCAGACACAGTTTGATCCTGATCTTAGTTGGGTTAATAGACAGTCATCAAATGAAGGGGAGGCAAGTAAAGCAGGTCTAAGACTTTACAGGAGGAAGTTCATATCCTACCACTCCATGGTGCAGCATCGAGCCGGCCTTAGCATCTTTTAATAAAGGTAGTAAAACCCTAGTGTCTGAACAGTGTTTGAAGAAGCTGCCTTCATCTCATGGGGAGAAGTCACCTCAGGATGTTGTTGCTTTCACAGGatatcagtcactctgtccccagCTCTGCCTCAATTTGGGTGGATGTTCATGCTTTTTCCTCCATGGGGAACAACAGTGCTGTGTACTTGTATAATAAGGGAAGTTATGTCACTGAATTGTTTCTGGATGTGAATCATGTATTGAATTGCAGGTGGGGGGGCATGTACGAATATTCAGACACATTTATTTCAGTGAATTGTGTTAACTGTGATTTAACAGATCGAGAGTTAAAGATTACTTCACCCCCTGAAGTGCTGAAGGTTAACAAAACCTATAGTCTGGAGTGTATTGGTCCGAGGGTCTATCCAAAGAATAAACTCATACTCACATGGCTGAGAGGGAGTGAAATTGTTCAGAGAGTTTCCACAGGAGAAAAAGGTTTCCCGGATGAAGATAAAAGATTGTGGAATGTCTTCAATTTAACTGCAAGTGGGTCAGATGATGGACAGGAGTACACCtgcttggcagaagtggacttggGCTCCAACACTACAAAACCAATAACAAACTCCTCTGTGACTCTACAAACTTACTGTAAGTTCCACTTGAGCAATAATGGGTTGATTTTCCTCTTTTAGAGAATGGGCTAAATACTCAGATttgtaaaaaataaaaacaagataGAGGTAGTCTGCCATTTTGATCTGGTGTGGGATCTGGATAGGCTGGGGGATTGAGCCACAAAGTGGAAGATatcatttaatgtagaaaaattcaAAGGCGTGAACATGAGCGAGGGAAAGAAACAGTGGGTGTACAAGTTAAATGGGAACAGTCTATTGGAAACAATACACTGGAGGAATCGGGGTGAgtggttgggggagagggggttagtGGCAAACTCTGATAAACCATCAGCACAATTTGCGGGGCTGGAAAGGCCAATGTGATCTCAGGATGGGGAGCTGGAGGGACAGAGCACCAGTCCCAGCAAGTGCAGGGCAGCTTGTACAAAGCGCTGGCTCACtccaccttgagtattgtgtacagtactGAACACTGGACCACAGGGGGACATCCTGTCCTGGAGGGAGCACACAGAAGGACAACTCAGGTAATAAAAGGGATTGGGTACCTGAACTATGGGCACTGGGCATATTCTTTTAAATAGTTCTGGTGTGCACCCTGGACGCCTACGgacccaatatggtgggcagcgcaCTTACACTTCATAATGAGtgcgccatattggatgcttaggcaccCATTTTGACCCAGAAAATGGGAGCGGCACCACTGAATTTCTGGGCCTTGGTTTCTGGAGTGTGTCCCACGTTTACACGGCTGGGATTGGGAACTCGCTGACAATGAGGTTGAACTTGTGTCCCACCACTGCTGTGCTGGTGCTCCAAACACCTTCTTACTTTAATATTATTTAACATTTCTTTTCCAGGTAAACCACAGGACACAACCATATCAATAAATAACAAAACCGCGTCAGGGTCTCCAGTACACGTCAATAAAGGAGATGAAAAGCAGCATTCAGAAATTTGCTTTATATTTGTTGCAGAGTtcagggagatttactctgcatctgtccTGTGCtatatttgacctgggagtgcttgatggtgtTTTAAAATAGAAGCATGTTTTATTCTGAGCACTGACATCTGGAGAGCAccagaaagaaagatttgaagaATACTTGAGTTTTGTGATGTTCAAATTCATGTTTCAATATTTTATTCCAATAAACTTTATAGATCCTCCAACAGAAGCACAGGTCCGTAAAACAGCTGACGACTGGATCGAAGGGAAGTCACAGACCTTATCATGTAATGCAGCAGGGAACCCAGCTCCCCAAGTGTCCTGGATCAAAGATGAACAAATATACTTCAGAGAGAAACTCCACATCCCATCAGTCCAACTGAGGGATGGTGGTCAGTACATGTGTAGGGTCACCAATGAGTATGGGTCCAAAAACTCCTCTCTGAATGCAGTCATTATGGGCTCgttattgccagggctgcgggttcgcggcgggggggctattgggcgtgtgggtaacgcgcccggtgaaatcagtctgccccacgcgcgatcgcagcctaattggatccacttaccttgtcttccgggttccccactgctgagctgcgcggcgggcgggctgcacatgcgcagtaaggtctgtcagcagaggagccctatttaaaggggcagtcctccactgacagatgctgcaacaaataggaaaaattacagcatggagcagcccagggggaaggctgctcccagtttaatgatgcctcactccaggtatcattagatggggtgaggaggagggggaggacagagatcatcccctcccggcgggcgggaggaagcggcctgcctctgccaccaggaaggcctggctcgaggtggcagaggaggtcacctgcaccaccaacatatcacgcacctgcatacagtgcaggaggcgctgcaatgacctaagtaggtcagccgaagtgagtacacttactcattcccctacactccgtctgccacatcaccgcccccaccccacatctccttctgcactgccaacactactctgtcacatcacccctcacacccactcaaacctcatcctcatcttacctgcacctactcacctcgccagtactcatcccgccactaccacgcaacccaatcctcatacaatctcatggctctatctcatactcaccctctcgtgcatctccctcacggtcagcctcactcaaccagccactacctgtgctgcagccacagggcatgcatcacatatgtgcagtaggcagcgtaaggcaaacgtgtcgtgagcacgatggggatgcacaagggtgtttgagggtttgtcatggtttttacttctattgatttctgaccaactcacattacatattatattggcaccactactgccatgtcttcgcgaatcttgtctggtttgtgcaataatgccctttcctgaggatcacaatgaagacccacaactgatgccacccattgtgtcactgcagagtgggtgtagatgtattttcagggctcttttgtgcagacgactgagagacgttggcgatgtccccagtggcacactggaagg belongs to Heptranchias perlo isolate sHepPer1 chromosome 37, sHepPer1.hap1, whole genome shotgun sequence and includes:
- the LOC137304362 gene encoding intercellular adhesion molecule 1-like, whose amino-acid sequence is MDFRLISSVEYIYFSMLTFSITANVAGFEVWINTNPSAVEFGDPLEVNCSTTCAHPSMTVEYKPGIHPNRTNGRDWITDRFPSVQKWDLVVPCSIICLSVNKLKEKKKVVTVYNRELKITSPPEALKVNKTYSLECIGPRVYPKNKLILTWLRGSEIVQRVSTGEKGSPDDDKRLWNVFNFTASASDDGQEYTCLAEVDLGSNTTKPITNSSVTLQTYSNVAGFEVWINIIPSAVEFGDPLEVNCSTTCAHPSMTVEYKPGIHPNRTNSRDWITDRFPSIQKWDLVVPCSIICLSDNNKLKEEKKVVTVYNRELKITSPPEVLKVNKTYSLECIGPRVYPKNKLILTWLRGSEIVQRVSTGEKGFPDEDKRLWNVFNLTASGSDDGQEYTCLAEVDLGSNTTKPITNSSVTLQTYYKPQNTSISVNNKTVSGSPIHVSKGDEVTITCNSNGNPPATFQWEAPSKGSNVETGPPGVLRISRATSEHHGIYKCRATNKYGTDEKEVDIRVKGETWTLYLVIAGIILTLIILTIAAFVWCSKSSAHKKGIYKLRNAKPNNNPQVPYAIENDEALPLSKLIP